A DNA window from Malus domestica chromosome 12, GDT2T_hap1 contains the following coding sequences:
- the LOC103436408 gene encoding auxin-responsive protein SAUR68-like → MDMIVMSPKRLIKMARKLQKTADMGIKKISNPRVVGNNSNNTDCNSMGEKGTFVIYTVDKKRYMLPLSYLHNCIFQKLFKLSEEEFGLSSSRPIIVPCDSLFMNYIVSLFQRGITTDLEKALLINSTISSSCFIGSINLHQGQIGQQLLLSGY, encoded by the coding sequence atggACATGATCGTTATGAGTCCCAAGAGACTCATCAAAATGGCTAGGAAATTGCAGAAGACAGCTGATATGGGGATAAAGAAAATTTCAAACCCAAGAGTAGTTGGTAACAACTCCAATAATACAGACTGCAACTCGATGGGCGAAAAGGGTACTTTTGTCATCTACACTGTTGATAAGAAGCGTTACATGCTGCCATTGTCTTATCTCCATAACTGCATTTTTCAAAAGCTTTTTAAGCTGTCTGAAGAAGAATTTGGACTCTCAAGTAGTCGGCCTATCATCGTCCCATGTGACTCGCTCTTCATGAATTACATAGTCTCACTCTTCCAACGTGGAATAACTACGGATTTGGAGAAAGCTTTACTGATCAACTCTACCATTAGTAGTAGCTGCTTCATTGGTTCTATTAATTTACATCAAGGACAAATAGGACAACAATTACTCCTTTCCGGTTACTGA